The sequence GATGATTACACCTGCACCCTTCAGCCACTGGATGGACTGGAAGTGCGGGAATATGCCGGATTATAACGAAGATGACTATTTGCTGCTCTCGGGGATTCAGCATTTCAACTTCTGCCGCAGACAGTGGGCGTTGATACATGTTGAACAACAATGGGAAGAGAATGTCCGCACGCTGGAAGGTACATACGTTCATCGAATTGCGGATCAACCTCATCTTCGTGAAAAAAGAGGGAACAAACTGATCGTGCGCGCATTGCCCGTTCATTCCGGGACGCTGGGCATTACGGGGATATGTGACGTGGTGGAGTTTGTACGAGATCCGGCGGGAATACCGCTTTCGGGGGAGGAAGGTCTGTATCTTCCGTATCCGGTTGAATACAAACGGGGCAAGCCTAAGAAGAACGATTCGGACCGCTCCCAGTTGATTGCCCAACTGATGTGTCTGGAGGAAATGCTGGCCTGCGATCTTTCACTCGGCTATCTCTACTATAATGAAACCAAGCACCGGGTCGAAGTACCCGTTACTCTGTCAGACCGTGAGCAAGTCAAGGCGGTTTTGCAGGAAATGCATCATTATTTTGCGAAAAAGCATACACCGAAGGCAAAAGCAGGGCCGCACTGTCAAAGCTGCTCCCTGCATAACGTGTGCCTGCCGGAGATGCTGAAGAAGCGGTCCGTTGCGAGCTATAT is a genomic window of Paenibacillus durus ATCC 35681 containing:
- the cas4 gene encoding CRISPR-associated protein Cas4, with product MPDYNEDDYLLLSGIQHFNFCRRQWALIHVEQQWEENVRTLEGTYVHRIADQPHLREKRGNKLIVRALPVHSGTLGITGICDVVEFVRDPAGIPLSGEEGLYLPYPVEYKRGKPKKNDSDRSQLIAQLMCLEEMLACDLSLGYLYYNETKHRVEVPVTLSDREQVKAVLQEMHHYFAKKHTPKAKAGPHCQSCSLHNVCLPEMLKKRSVASYIESRLSE